A part of Halobacillus shinanisalinarum genomic DNA contains:
- a CDS encoding DHH family phosphoesterase produces MLTIKIAEAIVDYETIIIHRHVRPDPDAFGSQAGLAEMIKHSFPAKKVLITGEGEPSLEFLTKMDQVSDEDYQGALVIVCDTANQARIDDQRYGKGDRLIKIDHHPVVDDYGDISWVNTEASSTCEMIYTLFKDASDLGFDFNTRAAKLVYAGIVGDTGRFLFPSTTHDTLTSAAELVGYSFDRPELYKNMYKTSINVAKLKGYVLQNFTVNEAGYSTVRLPKEILEEYNVTTTETSALVGLLGDIEGILAWAFFVEEEDVIRVRLRSRGPVVNKIAANHNGGGHPMAAGASAYSWDETEDIAKELKEACQAFGK; encoded by the coding sequence ATGCTAACGATAAAAATTGCAGAAGCGATCGTAGACTATGAAACCATTATCATACATCGTCACGTTCGGCCAGACCCCGATGCTTTTGGGTCACAGGCTGGCTTAGCTGAAATGATCAAGCATAGTTTTCCAGCTAAAAAAGTATTGATAACAGGGGAGGGTGAACCTTCCTTAGAATTCTTAACAAAAATGGATCAAGTTTCAGATGAAGATTATCAAGGGGCCCTTGTGATTGTTTGCGATACGGCAAACCAGGCGCGTATTGATGACCAGAGATACGGCAAAGGAGATAGGCTGATTAAAATTGATCACCATCCGGTGGTGGATGATTATGGGGATATCAGCTGGGTGAACACCGAAGCAAGCTCTACTTGTGAAATGATTTACACTCTTTTTAAGGATGCCTCTGACTTAGGGTTTGACTTTAATACACGGGCAGCGAAATTAGTTTATGCCGGAATCGTTGGGGATACAGGCCGATTTCTGTTTCCAAGTACAACACATGATACATTAACCTCGGCGGCCGAGCTTGTGGGCTATTCATTTGATCGACCCGAGCTTTATAAAAATATGTACAAGACATCAATAAATGTGGCTAAATTAAAAGGGTATGTCCTGCAAAATTTCACCGTAAATGAAGCGGGATATAGCACAGTTCGGCTGCCTAAGGAAATTCTTGAAGAATATAACGTAACAACTACAGAAACTAGTGCACTTGTCGGTTTACTTGGAGACATAGAAGGAATCTTAGCTTGGGCGTTTTTTGTGGAAGAGGAAGATGTAATTCGAGTGCGCCTTCGTTCAAGGGGACCTGTTGTTAATAAGATTGCTGCCAATCACAATGGGGGAGGCCACCCAATGGCGGCGGGGGCGTCCGCCTATTCATGGGATGAGACAGAAGACATTGCCAAAGAACTAAAGGAAGCATGCCAAGCCTTCGGTAAATAA
- a CDS encoding YtpI family protein, whose product MGRVKTYLQESISLIIFPTIILIAFFLYIYYKVMLVKSRDPLQQAYMNSKAKICLGTFVFFFGINQYLFYETRLSLFIGIIFLILGIFQFRLGIKSSRHYRNEYSKHRA is encoded by the coding sequence ATGGGTAGGGTAAAAACTTATCTTCAGGAGTCGATCAGCTTGATTATTTTCCCAACTATTATACTTATCGCTTTTTTCCTTTATATTTACTATAAAGTCATGCTTGTTAAATCACGTGATCCACTACAGCAGGCCTATATGAATAGCAAGGCGAAAATTTGCTTAGGAACCTTTGTATTTTTCTTCGGGATTAACCAATACCTTTTTTATGAAACACGTTTGTCTTTATTCATCGGCATCATTTTTCTTATATTAGGTATATTTCAATTCCGTCTTGGTATCAAATCAAGCCGCCATTACCGTAATGAATATAGCAAACATCGTGCCTGA
- a CDS encoding metal-dependent hydrolase, translating to MKVSYHGHSVVKVEANGKTILFDPYISENGNTDLNADDVKADVILLTHGHNDHVGDTFEIAKRNDAQIVAPFELAAYLGSKDLNAHPMYIGGSHTFDFGEVKFTQAFHGSSYTEEDGSIIYTGMPTGILLTIDGKTIYHAGDTGLFTDLKMIGERNDIDLAFLPIGDNFTMGPEDALTAAEWIKAKQVVPIHYNTFDLINQDGEDFAAKVKPGKGKALKPGESITL from the coding sequence GTGAAAGTATCTTATCATGGACATTCTGTTGTAAAAGTAGAAGCGAACGGAAAAACAATTTTGTTTGATCCCTACATTTCAGAGAACGGGAATACTGACTTAAACGCGGATGACGTGAAAGCTGATGTCATCTTACTCACGCACGGTCATAATGATCACGTTGGGGATACATTCGAAATTGCCAAACGTAACGACGCACAAATAGTAGCACCGTTCGAATTGGCTGCCTACTTGGGAAGTAAAGATCTTAATGCACATCCAATGTATATTGGTGGCAGTCATACTTTCGATTTTGGTGAGGTGAAATTCACTCAAGCCTTCCATGGTTCCTCTTATACAGAAGAGGATGGATCGATTATTTACACAGGGATGCCTACAGGAATTTTATTAACCATTGACGGAAAAACAATTTATCATGCTGGAGATACGGGACTATTCACTGACTTAAAAATGATCGGAGAACGGAATGACATTGATTTAGCTTTCCTCCCTATTGGAGATAACTTTACGATGGGGCCAGAAGATGCCCTGACTGCTGCTGAGTGGATAAAAGCAAAACAGGTGGTTCCGATTCACTACAACACATTCGACTTGATTAATCAAGATGGTGAAGATTTCGCTGCAAAAGTAAAACCTGGTAAAGGGAAAGCCTTAAAACCAGGGGAATCAATCACCTTATAA
- a CDS encoding DUF350 domain-containing protein: MEPFLATIGYFALGIVVVLIGLVLFEWITKQYKDWDEIGSGNQAVAMSVSGKIIGICIVLAFAIYHSFTLWDTLIWGAFGVILQMVAYLLFELFTRKFSVETKLKENNTAVGIVSMGVSIGLAFVIGASIT, from the coding sequence ATGGAGCCATTTTTAGCTACGATAGGTTATTTTGCATTAGGTATAGTTGTCGTTCTTATTGGTCTAGTTTTATTTGAATGGATCACCAAACAATATAAGGACTGGGATGAAATAGGAAGTGGGAATCAAGCTGTTGCGATGTCGGTTTCAGGAAAGATTATCGGGATTTGTATTGTATTAGCGTTTGCCATTTATCACAGCTTCACATTATGGGATACCTTAATATGGGGAGCTTTTGGTGTAATATTACAAATGGTTGCTTACCTGTTATTTGAATTATTCACGAGGAAATTCTCTGTGGAAACGAAGCTGAAGGAAAATAATACAGCCGTTGGAATTGTCTCAATGGGCGTTTCTATTGGTTTAGCTTTTGTCATTGGGGCTTCCATTACATAA
- a CDS encoding DUF4247 domain-containing protein, producing MRNYVGVIIVVIIAVVIGFNMFGNNGGSRGMTGTYTEDTYGELPSEPSRSEIINNINNSDASSIEELIKQGFPLLDTVRTDRGISKIYMTQELTLPKVAELLETNRAPEEVSQRNDGKQVLVYPDDFVILQESDAEPGLVLIELSSDEFVRNNYSPSFFQGLLAYSLLNRMLDSNDWSRRRASTCQSTGNCYGGYGMYGGFNSGSSGSFRGSSNRGGGPGAGK from the coding sequence TTGAGAAACTATGTTGGAGTAATAATTGTTGTTATTATCGCAGTTGTAATAGGTTTTAACATGTTTGGCAATAATGGTGGTTCCAGAGGGATGACTGGAACATACACCGAGGATACATATGGAGAATTGCCTAGTGAACCCTCTCGCAGTGAAATTATCAATAACATTAATAACTCCGATGCTTCATCCATTGAAGAATTAATCAAGCAAGGATTCCCATTGCTTGATACGGTTAGAACAGACCGGGGCATTTCTAAAATTTATATGACACAAGAACTTACGCTGCCAAAAGTCGCTGAATTATTAGAAACGAATCGTGCACCAGAGGAAGTTAGTCAACGTAACGATGGGAAGCAGGTCCTCGTCTATCCTGATGACTTTGTTATACTACAAGAAAGCGATGCGGAGCCGGGACTGGTTTTGATTGAATTATCCAGCGATGAATTTGTGAGAAACAATTATTCACCTAGCTTCTTCCAAGGACTGTTAGCATACTCACTGTTAAACAGAATGCTTGACTCAAACGATTGGTCAAGAAGACGGGCGTCTACCTGTCAGTCAACAGGAAATTGCTACGGAGGCTATGGCATGTACGGCGGGTTCAATTCAGGTTCATCTGGTTCATTCCGCGGATCATCTAATCGCGGGGGAGGGCCTGGCGCAGGAAAATAG
- a CDS encoding PspA/IM30 family protein, whose product MFKLFNRVKTVVGAELNSMLDKAEDPVKLLDQFMRDMESDIRDAESAVAKQIANEKMLKRKYDDAQALSDKRMKQAEKAMEAGNEDLARRALEDKNNQQSQADQFKASHERAEQDANNLRIKLDEMKKEYQEMKLKKDSLKARAESAKTRTKMNRTMSGIGSDESRQGFERMEEKVMQHEAEAETSEDLSKSNRSLDDEFDALDEKDSVDDELAALKKKMNKE is encoded by the coding sequence ATGTTTAAACTTTTTAACCGCGTAAAAACTGTTGTCGGTGCTGAGCTCAATTCTATGTTAGATAAGGCAGAAGATCCGGTGAAATTGCTCGACCAATTCATGAGAGATATGGAAAGTGATATTCGTGACGCAGAGAGTGCTGTTGCTAAACAAATCGCTAATGAAAAAATGTTGAAGCGCAAATACGATGATGCCCAGGCGTTAAGTGATAAACGAATGAAGCAAGCTGAGAAAGCAATGGAGGCGGGGAATGAAGATTTAGCACGTCGTGCGTTAGAGGACAAAAATAATCAGCAATCACAGGCTGACCAATTCAAGGCCTCTCATGAGCGTGCGGAACAAGATGCAAATAATCTTCGTATAAAGCTTGATGAAATGAAAAAAGAATATCAGGAAATGAAGTTGAAAAAAGATTCCCTTAAAGCCAGAGCAGAATCTGCGAAAACGCGTACGAAGATGAACCGTACAATGTCTGGCATAGGAAGTGATGAGTCTCGCCAAGGGTTTGAAAGAATGGAAGAGAAAGTAATGCAGCATGAGGCGGAAGCCGAGACAAGTGAGGATCTTTCTAAGTCCAATCGTTCTTTAGATGATGAATTTGATGCGCTAGATGAAAAAGACAGCGTTGATGATGAATTAGCTGCACTTAAAAAGAAAATGAATAAAGAATAA
- a CDS encoding DUF4178 domain-containing protein, whose amino-acid sequence MGFFSKLFSNKKTETPDVKERTALNIKVGDIITYDLVDYEVVGKITYRDGSYEWFSYQLLEGTNIKWLSAEMDDELELGIYETIKLPVDSFLKQIEYEDTIYHKDEEGEAYVTGEGRSKNINGRTTRYAEYISEDEETYLSLESWGSEIEVSYGYDIEAYELKIIAGSQ is encoded by the coding sequence TTGGGATTTTTTTCGAAATTGTTTTCAAATAAAAAGACAGAAACACCTGATGTAAAAGAGCGGACAGCTCTTAACATTAAAGTGGGGGATATCATCACTTACGATCTTGTGGATTATGAAGTGGTGGGGAAAATCACCTACCGTGATGGTTCATATGAATGGTTTTCCTATCAGCTACTCGAAGGCACAAATATAAAATGGCTGTCTGCTGAGATGGATGACGAGCTAGAGCTTGGTATATATGAGACAATAAAGCTACCGGTTGATTCTTTTCTAAAGCAAATTGAATATGAAGATACCATCTATCATAAGGATGAGGAAGGTGAAGCATATGTGACGGGAGAAGGTCGGAGCAAGAATATAAACGGCCGAACGACCCGTTATGCTGAGTATATTTCTGAGGACGAAGAGACATACCTATCCTTAGAATCCTGGGGTAGTGAGATTGAAGTAAGTTACGGATATGATATCGAAGCCTATGAACTTAAAATTATTGCTGGTTCTCAATAA
- the ald gene encoding alanine dehydrogenase, translating to MKIGIPREVKNNENRVAMTPAGVITLQNVGHEVFVETNAGVGSNFTNEQYQEAGATIVSTAKEAWSQEMVMKVKEPLPEEYDYFYKGLILFTYLHLAPEPELTKALIDQNVVAIAYETVQLSNGSLPLLTPMSEVAGRMASQIGAQFLEKSHGGKGILLGGIPGVRRGRVTVIGGGVVGTNAAKIAMGLGADVTIIDLNPERLRQLDDIFGSEINTLMSNPLNIQESLEESDLVVGAVLIPGAKAPKLVTEEMVKSMPEGSVIVDVAIDQGGIFATTDRITTHDNPTYEKFGVLHYAVANMPGAVPRTSTIGLTNVTVPYALQLANKGCKQACQDNEALFKGINTLDGYVTYQAVAEAHGLDYASASELLKK from the coding sequence ATGAAAATTGGTATACCAAGAGAAGTGAAGAACAATGAGAACCGTGTGGCCATGACACCTGCTGGAGTCATTACCTTACAAAATGTCGGGCATGAGGTTTTTGTTGAAACAAATGCAGGGGTCGGCTCAAACTTTACAAATGAGCAGTATCAAGAAGCAGGAGCAACAATTGTATCCACAGCAAAGGAAGCATGGAGTCAGGAAATGGTGATGAAGGTAAAGGAGCCGCTTCCTGAAGAGTATGATTACTTTTATAAAGGACTTATCTTATTTACTTATTTACATCTAGCACCAGAACCGGAACTAACGAAGGCATTAATTGACCAGAACGTGGTTGCGATCGCTTATGAAACGGTACAACTTTCAAATGGGTCGCTGCCATTACTTACACCAATGAGTGAAGTGGCGGGGAGAATGGCTTCACAAATTGGAGCACAATTTTTAGAGAAATCTCACGGCGGCAAAGGGATTCTTCTCGGAGGAATTCCTGGCGTAAGGCGGGGGAGAGTAACCGTTATAGGTGGCGGTGTTGTAGGAACTAATGCTGCTAAAATTGCAATGGGCCTAGGGGCTGATGTTACGATCATCGATTTGAATCCAGAACGCCTGCGTCAACTTGATGATATTTTTGGATCGGAAATTAACACACTGATGTCGAATCCATTAAACATTCAAGAATCACTTGAGGAATCCGACTTAGTCGTCGGCGCTGTTCTTATTCCGGGAGCAAAAGCCCCTAAACTTGTTACAGAAGAAATGGTGAAGTCGATGCCAGAAGGTTCTGTTATTGTCGACGTTGCGATTGACCAGGGCGGAATTTTTGCTACGACAGATCGAATTACGACACATGATAATCCAACGTATGAAAAGTTCGGGGTATTACATTATGCTGTAGCAAACATGCCTGGTGCCGTGCCACGCACGTCAACAATTGGCTTGACTAACGTGACTGTTCCCTATGCCCTCCAGCTTGCAAACAAAGGGTGCAAGCAGGCATGCCAGGACAATGAAGCCCTGTTTAAAGGGATTAATACACTTGACGGCTATGTAACTTATCAAGCAGTAGCAGAAGCACACGGTCTTGACTATGCCAGTGCTAGTGAGCTTTTAAAAAAATAG